CACAAGGGAAATGGCGACGGTCTGAGGGGGCTGGGGTCTCCCTGGAGCGCGAAGGGACGAAAGGACCCAAAGGACCCAAAGGACCAAAGGGACGGCCGGAACAAGGATTCAAAGGACCAAGGAGACAGCCGGAACGCGGGGGCGGGTCGATCTCGGGGTGCGCGGGCCCCGGGGCGGCGCCGCGGACGCCCGTCACCCCTGCCGGGCCGCTTGCGAATCTCCGGCGTCCGCGGCATGCCACCGGTTAAAACGTGATTCCCCTTCAGGGAATCGGGGGAGGGAGGCAGCAGAATGAATCGGCCGTCCGAATTCGCGTCAATTCGCGTTTTTCGCGGGAAACCCCCGGTTCGCGGGGAAGTGATAAAAAAAGCCCCGGCCGGGGCCGGGGCTTGGAGGTGCGGAAGGACCGGGCTACCAGGTTGCCTTGACGGTGTAGTTCAAGGTGGTGGAGTAGGCTCCGTTGTAGCCGTAGACCTTGATGTAGTAGGTCTGGGTGGAGCCGGTGCTGTTGGAGAAGGAGACGTTCTCGGCCGTGCCGGCGCCGTTGGTGCCGCTGGCCACCTGGGTGTTGGAGGAGTTGTAGACCTTCACGTCGTAGTCCTTGCCGGAGGGGACCACCAGGTTGACGGCCACCGTCTTCCCGGTCGCGACGCTGATCTTGAAGTAGTCGATGTCGGAGCTGGACGAGATCTTCCCGGTGCAGGCGGCGCCGGTGGTCAGGGTGTTGGCGGTGCCGGTGGTGCCGTTGGACTCGGTCTCGGTGTTGCCGGCAGGCGGCGTGGTCCCGGCGGTGTAGGTGGCGTTGAGGGAGATGCTGGAAGACGCGGCGTAGCCGTAGATGCTGATGTAGTAGTCACCGGCCGTCGGGTTGCTGATGGTGATGGTCTCGACGGAGGTGGAGCCGGTGCCGCTCCAGGTGTAGCTGGAGGTGGTGGGGGAGGAGCCGATCTTGACGTAGAGGTCGGCGTCGGCGGTGCCGCCCGTGGTCTTGACCACCAAGGAAGTCTGGCTGGCAGGGACCGCGATCTTGTAGTTGGCGTAGGCGCCCTTGGCCACGCTGATGCCGCTGACGGTCTGGCCGTTGGTCAGCGTGATGACGGACGGGGGCGTGGTGCCGCCGGTGTAGGTGGCGTTCAGGGAGAAACCGGAGGCGGCGGAGTAGCCGTAGATGCTGATGTAGTAGTCGCCGGCCGTGGGGTTGCTGACGGTGATGGTTTCGGCGGCGGAGCTGCCCGCGCTGTTCCAGGTGTAGCTGGAAGAGGTCGGGGAGGACCCGATCTTGGCGTAGAGGTCGGCGTCGCCCGTGCCGCCCGTGGTCTTGATCACCAGGGAGGTCTGGCCGGAAGGCACCGTGATCTTGTAGTTCAGGTACGCGCCCGCGGAGACGCTGAGGTTGGACACCGTCTGGCCGTTGGTCAGGGTGACCACGGTGGCCGGCGGGGTGGTGCCGCTGCCCACGCCCACGGCGGCCCAGGCGTTGTTGGACTGGGTGACTTCGTTGGAAGAGGCGCCGTAAAGGTCGGTGGCGGCGGAAGCATAGGCGGTCCGGGCCGCGGCGAAGTTGGTGGAGGCCGTCATGTAGGTGGTCAGGGCACGGTAGACGATCTGTTCGGCCTTGGACATGCCGATGCCGGTCACCTGGACGGTGGTCTTGCTGCGGGGGTGCGTGCCGCCCTGGCAGAGAAGGTAGTAGGCCAGGTTGCCGATGCCGGAGTTGAGATGCACGCCGCCGTAGTCGGAGGTTCCGGTGTAACGTTCGGGATAGTAGTCATACGACTGGCCGTCGGCCGTGGGGTTGTTCATGTAGCGCAGGGCGTCGCCGGAGGTGGCGGGCGTCCAGCAGTCCTCGCCCACCTTCCAGGTGTTGGCGCTGACGGCGCCGTCGGAGTAGGCTTCCGTGCTGACGGCGAAAATGTCGGACATCGCCTCGTTCAGGGCGCCGGACTCGTTGGAGTAGGTCAGGTTGGCGGTGTAATCGGTCACGCCGTGGGTGTACTCGTGGGCCACCACGTCGAGGTCGCGGGCCAGGGAGCTGGCCTGGGAGTTGTCGCCGTCGCCGAAGACGAACTGGGAGCCGTCCCAGTAAGCGTTCACGTAGCTGTTGCTGTAGTGAACGGTGGCGATCAGGGTCATGCCGGAGTTGTTGATGGAATCGCGGTTGAACCGGGCCTTGTAGTAGTTGTAGGTGGTTCCCACATGATTGTAGCAGGTCTGCACATCGACATCGGAGGAAGAGCCGCCCTCGGAGATCACGAGGGTTCCCGGAGTGGAGGTGCCGTGGTTGGCGGTGTAGACCTTGCGGTTCAGGGCTTCCTTGATGATGCCGTGCCGGGCGGTAAGGTCACCGGTGACGGCGTCGGCGAAGATTCGATCCATGCGCGGGGCGCCGGTCTCGAGGTCGTTGTAGAGCACGCGGGTGGTCCAGGCCAGGTAGACCTTGCCCTCGTCCATGACGTAGGTCAGGCGGGGCCGCTCCATGATCTCGCCGCCGATGATGCCGGTCTGCTCGAGGGCGATGTCCAGCGCCTCGTTGTAGCGGATCTGGGCGTGGGACGGAAGGGAATCGTCGGTGTTGGGGTAGAACGACCCGTTGACGGCCCTCACCTCGCCGGTGCTTTCATCGGCGTGGAGAATCATTTCGGCCCCGACGACGGGCAGCCCGTGCAGATACTGCTGGAACTTCAGGTGGACCTGGCCGAGGTCGTCCCGGAGGCCGCTCTTGGCCCGCAGGTCCTCGTTGCCGGCCGCGCCGAACGCCGGGTACATGGAACGCATGAATTCGACCGCGTCCGCCTCGGCGAAGGAGCGCAGCGTCCCCAGGCGGCCGATGATGAAGTCCGGCACGCCCCGCTGGTCCAACGTGATCTGGTTCACTTCGGGCAGGCGGGCAAACAGCTCTTTCTGTTCCTGCGTGAACTGCTTGTCCTGTCCCTTGTCGGCCGCCAGCATCTGCCCCCCAAGCATAGCCAGCGCGAGCAACGCAACCAACACAACCCAAAAACGACGCATACGAAGCCTCCTTAGAGAGATTTGATAAATTAGGGCCGATCGTATTCGGGCAGGGCGGTCGTGTCAAGAGTTTTTTTCGCTGTCAATACGCTTTTTTCAAATTTTTTCTTTCGTGTGACCCGGATCACAATCAGGCCTTCGCGTCGAACCAGCTGTGACCCTCGGAAACATCGGCCACGAGAGGAACGGCAAGCTCCGCGGCCCCTTCCATGGCGGATCTGAGAATGCCTCTCATTACGGGAAGCTCTCCCACCGGGCATTCCAGCACCAGTTCGTCGTGGACCTGGAGGAGGGGGCGGGACTGGAAACCGCCGTCGGCGAGCGCCCGGTCGAGGCGGAGCATGGCCCGTTTCATGATGTCGGCCGCGGTGCCCTGGACCGGGGCGTTGGTGGCGACGCGCTCCCCCGCCTGACGGACCATCCCGTTGGACGACTCCAGCTCCGGCATGGGGCGGACCCGGCCGAACAGCGTCCGGACGGCGCCCTCCGTTCGGGCCCTCTCCAGGTTGTCCTGAACCCAGCGTTTCACGCCGGGGAAGGTCCGGAAGTAGGCCTCGATGATCTCCTTCGCCTCGCCCCGGGAGATGGCGAGCCCGCCGGAAAGCCCGAATTCCGATTGCCCGTAGAGGATCCCGTAGTTTATTGCTTTCGCCCGGCGGCGGAACTCCTTCGGCGACTCCGCGTAACGGCTTCCGAAGACGGCCTTCGCCGTGCTGGTGTGGATGTCCTCGTCGCGGCGGAAGGCCTCCGCGAGCCCCGCGTCGCCGCTGAGGTGGGCGACGATGCGGAGTTCCACCTGGGAGTAGTCGGCGCAGAGCAGCACCGACCCCTCGGGGGCCACGAAAGCCTTGCGGATCTCCCGGCCCTCCTCGGTCCGGATGGGGATGTTCTGCAGGTTCGGGTTGGCGCTGGAGAGGCGGCCCGTGGAGGCCACGTCCTGCCGGAAGGTGGTGTGGACCCGCCCGGTCCGCGGGTCCGCGAGCCGGGGAAGCACGTCCACGTAGGTGCTCTTGAGCTTGGCCAGCCGGCGGTGCTCCAGGATCGCCGCCGGGAGGGGGTGGAGGGGCGCCAGCTGTTCCAGCACCTCCGCCCCGGTGGCGTAGCGGCCCGTCTTCTTCGTCCGTTTCAGCCGGCCCGGCGGGTGAATCCCCAGCTTGTCGAAGAGGATGTAGCCGAGCTGGACGGGCGAGTTGACGTTGAAGACCTCCCCCGCCAGCCCGTGGATGTTCCGCTCGTGTTCCGCCAGGCGGGACGCCATGCGCCCGGAGAGCGTCCGCAGCCAGGGGAGGTCGAGGAGGACCCCCGCCCGCTCCATTCGCGCGAGGATGGGGACCAGGGGCAGCTCGAGCCCCCGGTAGAGGTCGTCGAGGCCGAGGGCGGCGAGCCGGCCGGAAAGGGCCCGGGCGCAGGGGTGGAGGGCGGCGGCGCGGCGGGCCGCGTTCTCCGGGGTGTCGTCGGCGGCGGCGAGGAGGCCGCCCGCCTCGCCCTCCGGCGGGTCGGGGGGGAGTTCGAGGCCGGCGACGTCCAGGGCGATGCGGGGGAGGGTGTGGTCCTCCACGTGGGGGAAGACGAGGTAGTGCATCAGCGAGACGTCCTCCACCCGGTCCACGACGCCCTCCCACCGGGGGTCGCGGCGGCAGACGGCCTTGAGACCGCAGACCCGGAGGGGGCCCTTCCCCCCCAGGACGGCGGCGACCATCGCGTCGGCGTCCAGCCCCTCGGCCAGGCAGGCTCGGCCGGATCCCTCGGGGTGAAAGCAGAAGACGCCGGGGCCCGTCAGTGAAACGGCGAGCGGGGTCCCGCTCTCCAAGGCGGACCGGATGTCGGTCATCGCGCCCCGGGGCTGGGGGATGATGTCCACGCTCCCGGGGAGCGGTTTGACGGAGAGGCCCCGGGGGGGCGGACCCGCGTCAACCCCTCGGGGTGCGGGCCCGACACCGAGGCCGTCCTCGGGGGGGATCCCGTCCAGGAGCCCTCCCGGGGGAGGGAGGGGCGCACGGCCCGGGACGCCTTCCGCCCCTCCCGACGGGGGCGGGGGGGGCGGAGGAACGTCGGGTTCGGCGGGGGCTCCCGCGCTACGCTGGGCGGCGATCCAGCCCAGGAGCGAACGGAAACCGTAGTGCAGCGCCAAATGGTGCACCCGTTCCCAGTCGGGGCGGAACGGTCGCAGGTCGGCCCAGCCCCAGTCGAGGGGCAGGTCCGGCATCAGGGTGGCCAGTTCCCGGGAGTCGAGGACCCGCTGCCGGTTCTCCCGGAGGATCCCCCGGATCCGCTCGGACTTGACCTCCTCCAGCCGGTCGAGGCAGGCGTCCAGGGAGCCGAACTGCTCGAGAAGGGCCACCGCGGTTTTGGGCCCGATGCCGGGCGCCCCCGGGATGTTGTCCGAGGCGTCGCCGGTGAGGGCGAGGTAATCGGTGATCCGCTCGGGGGGCACGCCGAACTTTGCCTTTACCTCCTCCGGGCCGTAGGTGACATCGGCCCGGGTGTCGGCCACGGTGACCCCGTCCCCCACCAACTGGAAGAGGTCCTTGTCGGAGGAGAGCACCACCGCCTCCCGCCCGTTCGCCCGGGCCTCCCGGACCAGCCGGGCGATGACGTCGTCGGCCTCGAAGCCCTCCACGACCAGCACCGGGATACCGAAAGCCCCCAGCACGTCGAACACCAGGGGGACCTGGGCCTTGAGGTCCTCGGGGACCGGTTTCCGGTTGGCCTTGTAGGCGGCCGCCTTCCGGTGCCGGAGGGTCGGGCCGCCGGGGTCGGCCGCCGCGACGAAGTAGGCGGGCTTGCGGGTTTCCATCAGCTTCCGGAGCATGTGGACAAAGCCGAAGACCGCCTTGACGGGGGTCCCGTCCGGCGCCGTGAAGTCGCCCTGGATGGCGTAGTAGGCGCGGAACACCTGGCTCAGGGTGTCGAGGATGTAGACGGTGCTGTCGCTCATGGTCCCTCGCAGAAGGTAAAGGCTGTAGGCTATAGGCTGTAGGCTGTAGGTCCGGAGTTTTTCCCTCGGGTTCGGAATCGGTATCGGTATCGGAATCGGTATCGCAATCGCAGTCACAATCGCAGTCGGAATCGCAGTCGCTATCGCTGTCGGTCTCGCGTCCGGATTGGTCTCGCGGCCGCCGTCAGGGAGCCCGGACGCAATCGCCCGAAGGCAGGGGCCGGAGTTGAGGGGCCCGGGGGAAGGTCAACCGGAGGCCAAACTCCAACGGCGACCCCGCGGCCGGCCGCGATACCGATTCCCCTGCCGGCCCCGATTCCGATGCCGACCCCGATACCGATACCGACCCCGATGGGATTACCTCCGGACCTACAGCCTACAGCCTACAGCCTACAGCCTAATCCCCTAGAACAGCCTTGCCTGCCCGCCTCCCCAGCGCTCGGGGACGGGGCGCTTCAGGTACCGGTAGGCTTCCGGCGTGGCCACGCGGCCGCGGGGCGTCCGGTCGAGGAAGCCGCACTGGATGAGGAAGGGTTCGTAGATGTCCTCGATGGTGTCGGGCTCTTCGCCGGTGGCGGCGGCCAGGGTGTTCAGCCCCACGGGGCCGCCGGAAAACTTGTCCACGAGGGTGGAGAGGAGTTCCC
This is a stretch of genomic DNA from Acidobacteriota bacterium. It encodes these proteins:
- a CDS encoding M4 family metallopeptidase; the protein is MRRFWVVLVALLALAMLGGQMLAADKGQDKQFTQEQKELFARLPEVNQITLDQRGVPDFIIGRLGTLRSFAEADAVEFMRSMYPAFGAAGNEDLRAKSGLRDDLGQVHLKFQQYLHGLPVVGAEMILHADESTGEVRAVNGSFYPNTDDSLPSHAQIRYNEALDIALEQTGIIGGEIMERPRLTYVMDEGKVYLAWTTRVLYNDLETGAPRMDRIFADAVTGDLTARHGIIKEALNRKVYTANHGTSTPGTLVISEGGSSSDVDVQTCYNHVGTTYNYYKARFNRDSINNSGMTLIATVHYSNSYVNAYWDGSQFVFGDGDNSQASSLARDLDVVAHEYTHGVTDYTANLTYSNESGALNEAMSDIFAVSTEAYSDGAVSANTWKVGEDCWTPATSGDALRYMNNPTADGQSYDYYPERYTGTSDYGGVHLNSGIGNLAYYLLCQGGTHPRSKTTVQVTGIGMSKAEQIVYRALTTYMTASTNFAAARTAYASAATDLYGASSNEVTQSNNAWAAVGVGSGTTPPATVVTLTNGQTVSNLSVSAGAYLNYKITVPSGQTSLVIKTTGGTGDADLYAKIGSSPTSSSYTWNSAGSSAAETITVSNPTAGDYYISIYGYSAASGFSLNATYTGGTTPPSVITLTNGQTVSGISVAKGAYANYKIAVPASQTSLVVKTTGGTADADLYVKIGSSPTTSSYTWSGTGSTSVETITISNPTAGDYYISIYGYAASSSISLNATYTAGTTPPAGNTETESNGTTGTANTLTTGAACTGKISSSSDIDYFKISVATGKTVAVNLVVPSGKDYDVKVYNSSNTQVASGTNGAGTAENVSFSNSTGSTQTYYIKVYGYNGAYSTTLNYTVKATW
- a CDS encoding DNA polymerase I; the encoded protein is MSDSTVYILDTLSQVFRAYYAIQGDFTAPDGTPVKAVFGFVHMLRKLMETRKPAYFVAAADPGGPTLRHRKAAAYKANRKPVPEDLKAQVPLVFDVLGAFGIPVLVVEGFEADDVIARLVREARANGREAVVLSSDKDLFQLVGDGVTVADTRADVTYGPEEVKAKFGVPPERITDYLALTGDASDNIPGAPGIGPKTAVALLEQFGSLDACLDRLEEVKSERIRGILRENRQRVLDSRELATLMPDLPLDWGWADLRPFRPDWERVHHLALHYGFRSLLGWIAAQRSAGAPAEPDVPPPPPPPSGGAEGVPGRAPLPPPGGLLDGIPPEDGLGVGPAPRGVDAGPPPRGLSVKPLPGSVDIIPQPRGAMTDIRSALESGTPLAVSLTGPGVFCFHPEGSGRACLAEGLDADAMVAAVLGGKGPLRVCGLKAVCRRDPRWEGVVDRVEDVSLMHYLVFPHVEDHTLPRIALDVAGLELPPDPPEGEAGGLLAAADDTPENAARRAAALHPCARALSGRLAALGLDDLYRGLELPLVPILARMERAGVLLDLPWLRTLSGRMASRLAEHERNIHGLAGEVFNVNSPVQLGYILFDKLGIHPPGRLKRTKKTGRYATGAEVLEQLAPLHPLPAAILEHRRLAKLKSTYVDVLPRLADPRTGRVHTTFRQDVASTGRLSSANPNLQNIPIRTEEGREIRKAFVAPEGSVLLCADYSQVELRIVAHLSGDAGLAEAFRRDEDIHTSTAKAVFGSRYAESPKEFRRRAKAINYGILYGQSEFGLSGGLAISRGEAKEIIEAYFRTFPGVKRWVQDNLERARTEGAVRTLFGRVRPMPELESSNGMVRQAGERVATNAPVQGTAADIMKRAMLRLDRALADGGFQSRPLLQVHDELVLECPVGELPVMRGILRSAMEGAAELAVPLVADVSEGHSWFDAKA